The DNA segment GCAAAAATTAAAAGCCACCATATTATCAAAATGAAAGAACTCCTAGAATCCTCAGAGATTTTATAACTTCAGAAAGGGTTATGATCCTCTAAGAAAAGACTCTCAAGTTGCAGATGTTCTTTTAAATGTTGTGCAAGAGCTTTCGGGCCTACTCTCTCTGTCGCAGAATGACCTAAAGCATAAAAATTGATTTTTTCTTCAAAGGCTAAACTCCAAGCGGGCTCATCGAAGTTCCCTGTTACAAATGCATCAAGTCCTTCCTGAGCTGCATCTTTCATCTGTCTATAGGCCCCGCCTGAAATAATCGCTACACTTGAGACGGTCGGAGAACCTCCGAAAGCTGTTGTCGCCGGGTGGCCGTAGTAATTCTCCACTTTTTGCTGCCACTCTTCTCTCAAGATGCTCTTTAATGTGCCTTTAACACCTATAAAATTACCATCTGTCTTGCAAAAAGGTTCTAATTCTTTTAAACCTAAATCATAAGCTGCTTTCCAGTTATTCCCCATTTGTTGGT comes from the Chlamydiales bacterium STE3 genome and includes:
- a CDS encoding putative GTP cyclohydrolase 1 type 2 (Product derived from UniProtKB/Swiss-Prot:Q9Z946;Gene name derived from UniProtKB/Trembl:D6YRJ3;EC number derived from UniProtKB/Swiss-Prot:Q9Z946) codes for the protein MSITRSQLFKYLNDIYQSSLFLDFCPNGLQIEGNREIFKIATAVSASLETVQKAIEADVQALIVHHGLFWNRDSYVIAGSKREKIRLLLKHDISLFAYHLPMDAHQQMGNNWKAAYDLGLKELEPFCKTDGNFIGVKGTLKSILREEWQQKVENYYGHPATTAFGGSPTVSSVAIISGGAYRQMKDAAQEGLDAFVTGNFDEPAWSLAFEEKINFYALGHSATERVGPKALAQHLKEHLQLESLFLEDHNPF